A stretch of DNA from Endozoicomonas sp. 8E:
CAAACCGGTTGAAAAGCCTGTCAGTCCGCTTCCGGAGCTGACCCAACTGTTGGAAACAGCTCAGCTTCAGGCGGAAGAACTGACCATGCCAAAGGCAGAGCCTATTAATCTGGCAGACTGGCAGGTGCTGATGCAGCAGGTGGCTGACCAGAGCGGTTTGCAGATTGGCGTCAGAGAGGGCAATGCCCAGCAGGCTGAAATCTATATCAGGAAGGGCTCGGTAGCATCCTTTGTGAACGGGTTTGCGGACATGTATGCCAGAGGGCTCAGAGTTCAAAGCATACGATTGCTGGAAACCGGTGAGTCAGGACAGGTTAAGGCTGAAACAGTGAAGCTGCTGGTGAGTCCTTAACTCTCACCATATAGTTTTCACATGACTGTATTTAAGGATTTTTTCGTCCGCTGTGACTATGGGAGCCGCCAGGGCTCTGGCTTGTGCAGTGATGATTCTGTCTGCAGGATCTTTGTGGAATTCCCCCGGCAATCTGGTAGATTCCACAGCAACCCTATTGTTAACGGGCAGATAAGTGACCCTTTCAATCTCTCCAACTAATTTTAGCCAGATGTCGATGTCCATACTCAGAGTTAAACGGCCCTTGGTGGTTAACATGGCGACTTCCCACACGGAGATAGATGAAACAACGATGTCACCTTTCTTCTTCTGCTCTGCCTCAATGCATTTTCTGGCTTTACTGCTTAGTGATGAATGGTCTGAAACCCACCAGACCAGAGTGTGTGTATCCAGAACAATCATTGCAGCACTTCCCAGTCATCTGATACTGAGTCCGTTGGGTTCTCGAAAGAAATAACACTATCCTTCAAGAGTTCTTTCGGATCTTTTGGTGCATCTTCCTG
This window harbors:
- a CDS encoding type II toxin-antitoxin system VapC family toxin, whose protein sequence is MIVLDTHTLVWWVSDHSSLSSKARKCIEAEQKKKGDIVVSSISVWEVAMLTTKGRLTLSMDIDIWLKLVGEIERVTYLPVNNRVAVESTRLPGEFHKDPADRIITAQARALAAPIVTADEKILKYSHVKTIW